The following are encoded in a window of Massilia sp. R2A-15 genomic DNA:
- a CDS encoding RidA family protein: protein MLAVAMLAGTAALPASAGASKEIIATKDAPAAIGPYSQAVRAGGMLFIAGQIPIDPKTGQLHTGTDEEQVAQVLENIKAILAADGMTMDNVVSTTVFVRDLNNFSKLNTVYGTYFKDKPPARATVQAARLPRDVAVEISAIAVK, encoded by the coding sequence ATGTTGGCAGTCGCAATGTTGGCGGGTACGGCAGCGCTTCCGGCCTCAGCCGGTGCATCCAAGGAAATCATCGCCACCAAGGACGCGCCCGCCGCGATTGGCCCCTACTCGCAGGCGGTGCGCGCCGGCGGCATGCTGTTCATCGCCGGCCAGATTCCGATCGATCCGAAAACCGGCCAGCTCCATACCGGCACCGATGAGGAACAGGTCGCGCAGGTGCTCGAGAACATCAAGGCTATCCTCGCGGCCGACGGCATGACCATGGATAACGTGGTCTCGACCACGGTGTTCGTGCGCGACCTCAACAATTTCTCCAAGCTCAACACGGTGTACGGCACTTACTTCAAGGACAAGCCGCCCGCCCGCGCCACGGTCCAGGCCGCGCGCCTGCCGCGCGACGTCGCGGTCGAGATCTCCGCCATCGCAGTCAAATAG
- a CDS encoding porin, with product MKKSILTLALLASGAAAAQTNVNFYGVLDLGVSQDRGGVAGTSTRVTSGMATQSRWGFKGSEELGGGMQAFFVIEGGIHADTGTSTQNNTLFGRNAAVGLRGDYGAVSLGLQDTPLFTTLNTVVDPLRNGIIRSNNLMAPTGFRASNSVLFKSKDYSGFSGDLMYVAGEVAGDAQASHAVGGSLGYSRGPLNARLAYHRKNNDTALVKNTDDARNTLFGANYDFGPAKGYFGYEINKGLNSSPLNNTAATFGGAAPIASTDSADLLLGVAVPFGPSTVVGSYVRKNDKTVNNQDAQQFGVAYMYAFSKRTDLYTSYAVIRNRNGAAYTEGNSEEPGTGNKQFTVGLRHRF from the coding sequence CAGGACCGCGGCGGCGTGGCCGGCACATCGACCCGCGTCACCAGCGGCATGGCGACCCAGAGCCGCTGGGGCTTCAAGGGCAGCGAAGAGCTGGGCGGCGGCATGCAGGCGTTCTTCGTCATCGAAGGCGGCATCCACGCCGACACCGGCACCTCGACCCAGAACAACACCCTGTTCGGCCGCAACGCCGCGGTCGGCCTGCGCGGCGACTACGGCGCGGTCTCGCTCGGCCTGCAGGACACGCCGCTGTTCACCACGCTCAACACCGTGGTCGATCCGCTGCGCAACGGAATCATCCGCTCGAACAACCTGATGGCGCCGACCGGCTTCCGGGCCAGCAATTCGGTACTGTTCAAGTCGAAGGACTACAGCGGCTTCAGCGGCGACCTGATGTACGTGGCAGGCGAAGTGGCCGGCGACGCGCAGGCGTCGCACGCCGTGGGCGGCTCGCTCGGCTACAGCCGCGGCCCGCTCAACGCGCGCCTGGCTTACCACCGCAAGAACAACGACACCGCGCTGGTCAAGAACACCGACGATGCGCGCAACACCCTGTTCGGCGCCAACTACGACTTCGGCCCGGCCAAGGGCTACTTCGGCTACGAGATCAACAAGGGACTGAACAGTTCGCCGCTGAACAACACCGCAGCCACGTTCGGCGGCGCGGCGCCGATCGCCTCGACCGACAGCGCCGACCTGCTGCTGGGCGTGGCGGTGCCGTTCGGCCCGAGCACCGTGGTGGGCAGCTACGTGCGCAAGAACGACAAGACTGTCAACAACCAGGATGCGCAGCAGTTCGGCGTGGCCTACATGTACGCGTTCTCCAAGCGCACCGACCTGTACACCTCGTACGCGGTGATCCGCAACCGCAACGGCGCCGCCTACACCGAAGGCAACAGCGAAGAACCGGGTACCGGCAACAAGCAGTTCACCGTCGGCCTGCGCCACCGGTTCTAG